A single window of Chloracidobacterium sp. DNA harbors:
- a CDS encoding SRPBCC family protein produces the protein MKFVKESVIKASPERVFAFHELPDAFERLMPPWEDATIIKKADISKIGSQAIIDNKLFGLVSSRWVAEHTAYDPPRMFEDVQLSGPFSSWRHRHIVEPHPEGAVLRDEIEYEPPMWFLGAIAAPILVVPKLEKMFDFRHEVTRKWCESTD, from the coding sequence ATGAAATTTGTGAAAGAGTCAGTGATCAAGGCTTCGCCGGAAAGGGTGTTCGCGTTTCACGAGTTGCCTGACGCTTTCGAGCGGCTGATGCCGCCGTGGGAGGACGCAACGATCATCAAGAAAGCTGACATTTCCAAGATCGGCTCACAGGCGATTATCGACAACAAGTTGTTTGGGCTCGTTTCGTCACGTTGGGTGGCCGAGCACACGGCCTATGACCCCCCGCGGATGTTTGAGGACGTGCAGCTATCCGGCCCGTTCAGCTCGTGGCGTCACCGCCACATCGTCGAGCCGCACCCCGAAGGAGCAGTACTGAGAGACGAGATCGAGTACGAGCCGCCGATGTGGTTTCTGGGGGCGATCGCCGCACCTATCCTCGTCGTGCCGAAGCTCGAAAAGATGTTCGATTTTCGGCACGAAGTTACACGCAAATGGTGCGAGTCAACTGATTAG
- a CDS encoding MHS family MFS transporter: MAESIIDAGSNVGNAISKYRIWKVIGASAVGTMIEWYDFYIFGSLAVVIAPLFYPPGNDTFAYIAYLATFAVGFVVRPFGALFFGRIGDVVGRKYAFLVTLLIMGGATAVIGFLPTYSQIGIAAPIILLLIRVLQGLALGGEYGGAAVYVAEHVPDNRRGFYTSFIQITATLGLFLSLAVILTVQNTMSPEQFAGKAAGLSGWRIPFLISILLVGVSLYIRLRMKESPIFEQVKSAGMTSANPLVEAFTKWSNLKIVLISLFGATAGQGVVWYTGQFYALFYLQKILNVDATSANYIIASALLLGMPLFVVFGALSDRIGRKWIIMAGCLLAVLTYLPIYHAMQSAAGSNIETATSQTNPATGEKSLTPLTRNSEGTLVPAPKVLVYSSFGSLISNSTAWKLILLVLLQVVWVTMVYGPIAAYLVEAFPAKIRYTALSLPYHIGNGVFGGLLPLIGVSIIAQTGNIYAGLYYPMAIAGITLIVGTIFLKETHGHKIWAEVNKN, translated from the coding sequence ATGGCAGAGTCTATTATTGACGCGGGTTCGAACGTCGGCAATGCGATTTCTAAATACAGGATCTGGAAAGTAATAGGAGCATCCGCGGTCGGCACGATGATCGAATGGTATGATTTCTATATTTTCGGCAGCCTCGCCGTGGTCATCGCACCGCTTTTTTATCCGCCGGGAAATGACACGTTCGCTTACATTGCATATCTTGCGACATTTGCTGTCGGCTTTGTCGTGCGGCCATTCGGAGCATTATTTTTCGGCCGGATCGGTGATGTCGTCGGCCGCAAATACGCGTTTCTGGTCACCCTGCTGATCATGGGCGGAGCTACCGCTGTCATCGGATTTCTGCCGACATACTCGCAGATCGGTATCGCCGCACCGATCATATTGTTACTGATCCGCGTACTCCAGGGCCTCGCCCTCGGCGGCGAATATGGCGGTGCCGCCGTCTACGTTGCCGAGCACGTGCCCGATAACCGACGCGGATTTTACACGTCGTTTATCCAGATCACCGCGACGTTGGGGCTGTTTCTGTCACTCGCTGTAATTTTGACGGTGCAGAATACGATGTCGCCCGAGCAGTTTGCCGGCAAGGCCGCGGGCTTAAGCGGCTGGCGCATCCCGTTTCTCATCTCAATATTGCTTGTCGGAGTATCGCTCTATATTCGGCTCAGGATGAAGGAATCGCCGATATTCGAGCAGGTAAAGAGCGCCGGCATGACGTCGGCAAATCCGCTCGTCGAGGCGTTTACCAAGTGGAGCAATCTCAAGATCGTGCTTATCTCACTGTTTGGGGCGACGGCCGGCCAGGGTGTCGTCTGGTACACGGGCCAGTTCTATGCGCTGTTCTATTTGCAAAAGATACTCAATGTAGATGCGACCTCGGCGAATTACATTATCGCGTCCGCATTGCTGTTGGGAATGCCGCTGTTTGTTGTGTTTGGGGCACTGAGCGACCGCATCGGCCGAAAATGGATAATAATGGCCGGATGTCTGCTCGCGGTGCTGACCTATCTGCCGATCTATCATGCGATGCAGTCGGCGGCCGGTTCGAACATCGAAACCGCGACATCCCAGACCAATCCTGCGACCGGTGAAAAGTCGCTGACGCCGCTGACGCGAAATAGCGAGGGCACGCTCGTGCCGGCCCCGAAGGTTCTGGTCTATTCGTCGTTTGGCTCGCTTATTTCTAATTCGACCGCGTGGAAACTGATCTTGCTAGTGCTGCTCCAGGTCGTGTGGGTAACGATGGTCTACGGCCCCATCGCGGCTTATCTGGTCGAGGCGTTTCCCGCCAAGATACGTTATACAGCGTTGTCGCTGCCGTATCATATCGGCAACGGCGTTTTCGGCGGCTTGTTGCCGCTGATCGGCGTTTCGATCATTGCCCAGACCGGTAATATCTACGCCGGGCTCTATTACCCGATGGCGATCGCCGGTATCACGCTAATAGTCGGAACGATATTTTTGAAAGAAACACACGGACATAAGATCTGGGCAGAGGTGAACAAAAATTAA
- a CDS encoding helix-turn-helix transcriptional regulator, which yields MDKRIFHITTILADNFSRHWLVEEMAAEVRMSVPQFRRVFKESAGVTPVVFLNELRLERASHMLADPKCFLQIKEIGHHVGLPNSSYFTRDFKAKTGMSPTEFRALQTEICQSDPPKVKD from the coding sequence ATGGATAAACGAATCTTTCACATCACCACTATTCTCGCCGACAATTTTAGTCGCCATTGGTTGGTAGAAGAAATGGCAGCTGAGGTTCGTATGTCTGTTCCCCAATTTCGGCGAGTCTTTAAGGAAAGTGCCGGCGTCACACCAGTCGTGTTTCTCAATGAACTTCGACTGGAGCGAGCCAGTCATATGCTCGCTGACCCGAAGTGCTTTCTTCAGATCAAAGAAATTGGTCACCATGTTGGGCTACCCAACAGCAGTTATTTTACTCGCGATTTCAAGGCGAAAACCGGTATGTCACCCACTGAATTTCGTGCCCTTCAGACCGAAATTTGCCAATCGGACCCGCCCAAGGTAAAGGATTGA
- a CDS encoding VWA domain-containing protein codes for MKNQYRKLNFLLILLLISLVNTGSSQVTDDAPIRINTVLLNVPVVVSDKDGRNITGLKKEDFSVFQEGVKQTIEFFANTEEPLNVAIVVDTSSSVRRVIKSLKKAASDFISTLGPDDKGLLMSFDIDVHLLCELTSDKADLRKSLNGLFILEGPDSLGIDAIYRIHKKEFASIKGRKAIVLITDGGIGGYTPYETWARMLKESDTAIYPIWFQTRPVVMPKGVKTATLDELLKVPVPEVAFMNRLATDTGGRLFAGEADNFEGAFQRIVDELKKTYVLGFYPTNTDEGRPTNITIKVNRNDAVVRSKNVIQLKRRTPDGKKKDK; via the coding sequence ATGAAAAATCAATACCGTAAGTTAAATTTCCTTCTCATTTTATTATTGATTTCTCTTGTCAATACCGGAAGTTCTCAAGTTACAGATGATGCTCCGATACGGATCAACACGGTGCTCTTGAATGTCCCGGTGGTCGTGAGTGACAAAGACGGGCGAAATATTACCGGTCTAAAGAAGGAAGATTTTTCGGTATTTCAGGAAGGCGTCAAACAAACGATCGAGTTTTTTGCCAACACCGAAGAGCCATTGAACGTGGCGATCGTCGTCGATACAAGTAGCAGCGTCAGGAGAGTGATCAAGAGCCTAAAAAAGGCAGCAAGTGACTTCATAAGCACCCTTGGTCCGGACGACAAAGGGCTCCTTATGAGCTTCGACATTGACGTACATCTATTGTGTGAACTTACTTCCGATAAAGCTGACCTAAGAAAAAGTCTAAATGGCCTATTTATATTGGAAGGACCGGATTCATTGGGGATCGACGCCATTTATCGAATCCATAAGAAGGAATTTGCTTCGATCAAGGGTAGGAAGGCAATAGTGCTGATAACGGACGGCGGGATAGGTGGGTATACTCCATACGAAACATGGGCAAGGATGCTGAAGGAGTCGGACACGGCTATCTACCCGATCTGGTTCCAAACCAGGCCAGTTGTTATGCCCAAAGGAGTCAAAACGGCCACGTTGGACGAATTGCTAAAAGTTCCCGTACCGGAGGTTGCTTTCATGAATCGACTTGCAACGGACACCGGCGGCAGACTCTTTGCAGGTGAGGCGGACAACTTTGAAGGAGCTTTTCAGCGTATTGTCGATGAACTCAAGAAAACCTATGTTCTCGGGTTTTATCCAACAAATACGGATGAAGGAAGGCCGACCAATATCACGATCAAAGTTAATCGGAATGACGCCGTTGTCCGAAGCAAGAATGTCATCCAACTGAAACGGCGCACTCCCGACGGCAAAAAGAAAGACAAATGA
- a CDS encoding amino acid decarboxylase: MTVKPSNFGDMPVDEFKKYGYRIVDQIAEYFENIEQYPVLSQVEPDWLKDNLPASAPETGEDFGDILDDVDKLIMPAVTHWNHPNFHGLFSTSTSSVGVFAEMFAAAFDMKAMLWRTSPASTELEDVVLDWLRQMMGLPERFEGIIYDTASVSTMHAIAAARERAGLHIREQGMSGRDDLPLLRVYASEHVHSSIDKGVITLGLGLRSLRKIECNDRLEMIPEKLALAIEEDIANGYLPICVIPTVGTTSTSSIDPVYAIADICEKYGIWLHVDTAYAGSTAIIPEMQVLFKGWERADSIVVNPHKWLFTPFDLSVLYCKDLSILKEAFSLVAEYLKTSDEQTVKNGMDYGIQLGRRFRALKLWFVIRYFGREGLIARLREHCRLARLFATWVEKSPDFELMAPVPFALVCFRAKIEGLPEDGIDQLNERIMNDINASGDAYLSHTKLNGRFTLRLSVGSIRVEERHLRKVWGQLNSQLHFYL; this comes from the coding sequence ATGACCGTAAAACCATCAAACTTTGGCGATATGCCCGTGGACGAATTCAAAAAATACGGATACCGGATCGTCGATCAAATAGCCGAATATTTTGAAAACATCGAGCAATATCCGGTATTGTCGCAGGTCGAACCCGATTGGCTAAAGGACAATCTGCCGGCATCAGCACCGGAAACCGGCGAAGATTTCGGCGACATCCTCGACGATGTCGATAAATTGATCATGCCGGCGGTCACTCATTGGAATCACCCCAATTTTCACGGCCTTTTTTCAACATCGACCAGTTCGGTCGGAGTATTCGCCGAAATGTTTGCGGCCGCCTTTGATATGAAGGCGATGCTCTGGCGCACCTCGCCGGCATCGACGGAGCTTGAGGATGTCGTACTCGATTGGCTGCGGCAGATGATGGGACTGCCGGAGCGATTCGAGGGCATCATTTACGATACGGCGTCTGTTTCGACAATGCACGCCATCGCCGCCGCACGTGAGCGGGCCGGATTGCATATCCGCGAGCAGGGAATGAGCGGCCGCGACGATCTGCCGCTGCTGCGGGTTTACGCCAGCGAACACGTACATTCGTCGATCGATAAGGGCGTGATCACGCTCGGCCTCGGCCTTCGAAGTCTGCGAAAGATCGAGTGCAACGACCGCCTCGAGATGATCCCCGAAAAGCTCGCCCTTGCGATCGAAGAGGACATCGCAAATGGGTATCTTCCCATTTGCGTCATCCCGACGGTCGGCACGACCTCGACCTCGAGCATCGATCCGGTCTATGCGATCGCTGATATATGTGAAAAGTACGGCATTTGGCTGCACGTCGACACGGCTTATGCAGGCTCGACGGCGATCATTCCTGAAATGCAAGTGCTGTTCAAGGGTTGGGAGCGTGCCGATTCGATCGTCGTCAATCCGCACAAATGGCTGTTCACGCCCTTTGACCTCTCGGTTCTCTATTGCAAGGACCTCAGCATTCTCAAGGAGGCGTTCTCACTTGTCGCCGAGTACCTCAAAACGAGCGATGAGCAAACCGTTAAGAACGGCATGGACTACGGCATCCAGTTAGGACGGCGTTTTCGCGCTTTGAAACTCTGGTTCGTCATTCGCTATTTCGGCCGCGAGGGCCTGATCGCACGGCTGCGTGAACACTGCCGCCTCGCTCGATTATTTGCCACATGGGTCGAGAAGTCGCCGGATTTTGAGTTGATGGCACCCGTGCCGTTCGCTCTCGTCTGTTTTCGTGCAAAGATCGAAGGCCTTCCCGAAGACGGCATTGATCAGCTCAACGAGCGCATAATGAACGACATAAACGCCTCGGGCGACGCCTATCTGTCGCACACCAAACTTAATGGCCGTTTTACGCTGCGGCTATCGGTCGGCAGCATCCGCGTCGAAGAGCGGCATTTGAGGAAGGTTTGGGGTCAGTTGAATTCACAGTTGCATTTCTACCTCTAA
- a CDS encoding amino acid permease has translation MATSPAETEQSSEGFIRGLGLLDSTMIVAGSMIGSGIFIVSADVARQVGSPGWLLVVWLVTGLLTVGAALSYGELAAMMPRAGGMYVYLKEAYSPFWGFLYGWTHFLVIGTATIAAVSVAFARFTGILIPQISETSYLIEPIRIGSSNYAFSLSTAQLVGILMIALLTWMNTRGLKLGKLVQNTFTFAKTGSLIALIVLGLFVGLVWHSDVAAANFSDLWTIRGDLQSVGATAAGDKGAALTSLLTAFGMLVAVCVAQTNSLFSADAWHNVTFTAGEVKDPKRNLPLSLLFGTGGVILLYMLANFAYLVTLRFEDIQNVASDRVGSATAEVIFPGAGAVIMAVAIMISTFGCNNGLIFAGPRAYYAMAKDGLFFKSAGELNNNHVPAWGLIIQGIWAVFYVLPRTVTSAADGKVSYGNLYGDLLTYVISAALIFYILAIAAVFVLRVKQPDAERPYKALGYPIIPALYIIGASVILIVLFLYQTTATWPGLLIVLTGVPVYFIWRALSARSDTAEQ, from the coding sequence ATGGCAACTTCGCCAGCGGAAACCGAACAATCTAGCGAAGGATTTATACGCGGATTGGGGCTATTAGATTCGACAATGATCGTCGCCGGTTCGATGATCGGGTCGGGCATTTTCATCGTTTCAGCGGACGTCGCCCGACAGGTGGGATCTCCCGGTTGGCTGTTGGTCGTTTGGTTGGTCACCGGATTACTAACAGTTGGTGCTGCGCTGTCATACGGCGAACTTGCCGCAATGATGCCGCGGGCCGGCGGAATGTACGTGTATCTAAAGGAAGCATACTCTCCCTTTTGGGGTTTTCTGTACGGCTGGACCCATTTTCTAGTGATCGGCACCGCTACAATAGCCGCTGTCTCTGTCGCTTTTGCACGGTTTACAGGGATCTTGATCCCGCAGATATCAGAAACAAGCTACTTGATCGAACCGATCCGAATTGGTTCGTCTAATTACGCATTTTCACTCTCGACGGCTCAGTTGGTCGGCATCTTAATGATCGCTCTGCTGACTTGGATGAATACCCGCGGCCTTAAGCTCGGCAAGTTGGTTCAGAACACATTTACATTTGCCAAGACCGGTTCGCTTATCGCGTTGATCGTTCTTGGGCTGTTTGTCGGATTGGTATGGCACAGTGACGTAGCCGCCGCCAACTTCAGCGATCTTTGGACGATCCGCGGCGATTTGCAGAGTGTCGGTGCGACCGCGGCGGGCGACAAAGGAGCCGCGCTTACTTCACTACTAACAGCATTTGGAATGCTTGTGGCCGTGTGTGTCGCACAGACCAACTCATTGTTTTCGGCCGATGCCTGGCACAACGTGACGTTTACGGCCGGCGAGGTCAAAGACCCTAAGCGAAACTTGCCGCTATCGCTGTTATTTGGAACGGGCGGCGTCATTCTGCTATATATGCTGGCAAATTTTGCGTATCTCGTGACCTTACGGTTCGAGGATATTCAAAACGTGGCGAGCGACCGTGTCGGATCGGCAACTGCCGAAGTCATCTTTCCCGGTGCCGGTGCGGTGATAATGGCCGTCGCCATTATGATATCGACCTTCGGCTGCAACAACGGCCTGATCTTTGCCGGGCCGCGCGCATATTACGCGATGGCAAAAGACGGTCTATTTTTTAAGTCGGCAGGCGAATTGAATAATAACCACGTCCCCGCTTGGGGTTTGATCATACAAGGGATCTGGGCCGTGTTCTACGTGCTGCCGCGAACTGTAACGAGTGCCGCCGACGGCAAAGTGAGCTATGGCAATCTATACGGCGATCTACTGACTTATGTGATCTCGGCCGCTCTAATTTTCTATATCTTAGCGATCGCGGCTGTTTTTGTGCTCCGCGTGAAACAACCTGATGCCGAGCGCCCGTATAAAGCACTCGGTTACCCGATAATTCCGGCCCTGTACATCATTGGGGCATCTGTAATTTTGATCGTTCTGTTTTTATATCAAACGACGGCCACGTGGCCGGGACTGCTCATCGTGCTGACGGGCGTACCCGTCTACTTTATTTGGAGAGCGCTGTCCGCACGGTCGGACACCGCTGAGCAATAG
- a CDS encoding amino acid permease: MSLFATKPISRIIAEAAETGEHTLKKTLTSLDLTMLGVGAIIGTGIFVLTGQAAGKHAGPAVIISMVLAGIVSAFAALCYSEFAACVPISGSAYAYGYGTLGEFVAWIIGWDLILEYAFGAATVAVGWSGYVVSLFRDTLGIPFPLALSKGPFETITLADGSTVHGIINLPGLLISVAVTLLLIKGIKESASFNSIIVLVKVLVVVLFIIAGIGYVNPSNLGVGCVAGTAGCAEFMPYGFPGVVTGAAVIFFAYIGFDAVSTAAQEAKNPQKDMPIGILGSLAICTVLYILVAGIMVGLVDYKLLTNAAAPIAVAVDAAAQLAQGTTMGAILSVFPTIVKVGAVLGLSSTMVVMVMGQPRVFYSMSKDGLLPKWASKIHPKYQTPHITTAITGVIVAVLAGIVPISLLGELVSIGTLFAFVIVGTGIIILRSSNPNLHRPFKVPLSPFIPVATVVSAAYLMNSLPLDTWIRLIDWMSIGLVIYFAYSYTHSNLRTMTNEDANESESRAKPPIAAILAIVFTIALTLYQVPYLMNLKSEAIPVNLGIRLFAWVVTGLLVAMLMYGKQDNRGGIDNRIQKVGLIASVINLLVWAGITYWFFAHFAELHVAG; the protein is encoded by the coding sequence ATGTCACTTTTTGCGACTAAACCAATTTCGAGGATCATTGCCGAGGCGGCAGAGACGGGTGAGCATACCTTAAAGAAGACGCTCACTTCGCTCGATCTGACAATGCTCGGTGTAGGTGCCATTATCGGTACCGGTATCTTCGTTCTGACCGGGCAGGCAGCCGGTAAGCACGCCGGCCCGGCGGTCATCATCTCGATGGTACTCGCGGGTATCGTTAGTGCGTTTGCCGCACTTTGCTATTCCGAATTTGCAGCTTGCGTTCCGATCTCAGGTTCTGCTTACGCATATGGTTACGGAACTCTGGGCGAATTTGTCGCTTGGATCATCGGATGGGATCTGATCCTTGAATACGCATTCGGAGCCGCCACGGTGGCCGTCGGATGGTCAGGCTACGTGGTAAGTTTATTTAGGGATACATTGGGGATACCATTCCCTCTGGCCTTAAGTAAAGGGCCATTTGAGACCATAACGCTCGCTGACGGAAGTACGGTCCACGGCATAATTAATCTGCCGGGACTGCTCATCTCCGTCGCGGTGACCTTGCTACTCATCAAGGGCATCAAGGAATCGGCGAGCTTTAACTCGATCATCGTTTTGGTCAAAGTATTGGTCGTCGTGCTATTTATCATCGCCGGCATCGGCTACGTCAATCCCAGCAATCTGGGTGTCGGATGCGTCGCCGGAACCGCCGGATGTGCCGAATTTATGCCATACGGTTTCCCCGGCGTTGTTACCGGAGCCGCGGTCATCTTCTTTGCCTACATCGGGTTTGACGCAGTATCGACTGCCGCCCAAGAGGCGAAGAATCCGCAAAAGGACATGCCGATCGGCATACTCGGTTCGCTCGCGATCTGTACCGTTCTTTATATTCTGGTTGCAGGTATTATGGTTGGACTGGTCGACTATAAGTTGCTGACCAATGCTGCCGCACCGATCGCAGTTGCTGTTGACGCAGCCGCGCAACTCGCACAAGGGACCACAATGGGGGCGATCTTGAGCGTTTTCCCCACGATCGTTAAGGTAGGCGCAGTTCTCGGACTGAGTTCGACAATGGTCGTGATGGTGATGGGCCAACCGCGTGTTTTCTACTCGATGTCCAAGGACGGGCTGTTGCCGAAATGGGCGTCCAAGATCCACCCGAAATACCAGACACCGCATATCACGACCGCAATAACCGGCGTGATCGTCGCTGTTCTGGCTGGAATCGTCCCGATCAGCTTGCTCGGCGAACTGGTCAGTATCGGTACGCTCTTTGCTTTCGTCATCGTCGGTACGGGAATTATAATCCTGCGGTCGTCGAACCCGAATCTGCATCGTCCGTTCAAGGTGCCGCTCTCGCCGTTCATTCCGGTTGCTACCGTAGTATCGGCTGCATACCTGATGAACAGCCTGCCGCTCGACACTTGGATCCGTCTAATTGACTGGATGTCGATCGGCCTTGTCATCTACTTTGCGTACAGCTACACACACAGTAATCTGCGGACGATGACCAATGAGGATGCCAATGAATCTGAATCTCGTGCCAAACCGCCGATCGCGGCGATCCTGGCTATCGTATTCACGATCGCGTTGACGCTATATCAGGTCCCTTACCTGATGAATCTTAAATCGGAAGCGATACCAGTCAACCTCGGTATTCGCCTTTTTGCGTGGGTAGTAACCGGTCTTCTGGTTGCGATGCTGATGTATGGCAAACAGGATAACCGTGGCGGCATAGATAACCGCATTCAAAAGGTTGGCTTGATCGCATCGGTCATCAACCTTTTGGTCTGGGCCGGTATCACTTACTGGTTCTTTGCCCACTTTGCCGAACTGCACGTAGCGGGTTAG
- a CDS encoding peptidyl-prolyl cis-trans isomerase, with translation MLKFFTRLEKTRNFVILIFAILMVASLVLFYAPTQSGVQTNLGRSTETVASVSGEKITVGELIRQKESYSRFSQGRGFPSKMILEGLIGTRIVRVEAERLGLTASDAEVAAEIRSQFKPEEGKPFDQKIYEQNVIDQFGSITAYETSVRDDISSKKLDAFLTSGVTVSEEELLTDFQRKNTKFDLSYVAVSSAELAQTLKPTDEELKAYFEKNKASYYISVPQKKIKYIFVNTAKIGEKLPITDAELRAEYDKLPADKKIGGVNGQEIVLRVAKPEFESKVQEKAAELITRLKKDGDSVSEAVFAEVARGFSEDPISAQSGGKLRGPVRENLNKPEDPYQRLIKMKPGDVTEPISYQGRYFILRRGEDVPKSFEDAKKEIEVSLRNRKAYAVAAELAQKIADALKQSKDVQKTAAQFAGEANMNVAEMIKETSYIKPGDDVPNIGTSPQFEEGIASLEKVGDVGEKTPIQNGFAIPTLADRKEPRDAEFDEVKAQILDVVKLDQARTKVEEIAKQIASGAASADALAGAAIAKGMKAKDQKAFIIGSPLGDGPSASTSEALEDAVYAMKSGEVTKTPIKIGDNWYVVGVTKRDDANTADFAKQRSSLLEQMLSKKRTAVFSDYLAATKKRLQDNGSIVIYKEVLAKTDEPEPGSVPANIPAQ, from the coding sequence ATGTTAAAGTTTTTCACTCGTCTTGAGAAGACACGCAACTTCGTTATCTTGATCTTTGCCATTTTGATGGTTGCGAGTCTTGTTCTCTTTTATGCACCGACGCAAAGCGGCGTTCAGACCAACCTGGGTCGCAGCACGGAAACCGTAGCCAGTGTTTCCGGCGAAAAGATCACGGTCGGCGAACTTATACGGCAGAAAGAGAGTTACAGTCGCTTCTCGCAGGGTCGCGGGTTTCCGTCAAAAATGATCCTCGAGGGATTGATCGGCACTCGTATCGTCCGCGTTGAGGCCGAGCGTCTCGGGCTGACGGCCAGCGATGCTGAGGTCGCGGCCGAGATCCGAAGCCAGTTCAAGCCGGAAGAAGGCAAGCCGTTTGATCAAAAGATCTACGAACAGAACGTCATCGACCAGTTTGGCAGCATTACCGCATATGAAACGAGCGTCCGTGACGACATCAGCTCGAAAAAGCTCGATGCGTTCCTGACGTCCGGCGTTACCGTTTCGGAAGAAGAACTGCTCACCGACTTTCAGCGAAAGAACACGAAGTTTGACCTTTCATACGTCGCCGTCAGCTCCGCCGAGCTTGCACAGACACTCAAGCCGACCGATGAAGAGCTTAAAGCTTATTTCGAAAAGAACAAGGCAAGCTATTACATCAGCGTTCCGCAGAAAAAGATCAAATACATCTTTGTCAACACGGCCAAGATCGGCGAAAAGCTCCCGATCACTGACGCTGAGCTCCGCGCCGAGTATGACAAACTGCCGGCCGACAAAAAGATCGGAGGCGTAAACGGCCAGGAGATCGTTCTTCGCGTTGCCAAGCCTGAGTTCGAATCAAAAGTGCAGGAAAAGGCCGCTGAACTTATCACGCGTCTTAAAAAGGACGGCGATAGCGTATCAGAAGCCGTCTTTGCCGAGGTCGCTAGGGGCTTTTCGGAAGATCCAATTTCAGCTCAGTCCGGCGGTAAACTCCGCGGTCCCGTCCGCGAGAATCTCAACAAGCCCGAAGATCCGTATCAGCGTCTGATCAAGATGAAGCCCGGCGACGTGACCGAGCCCATCAGCTATCAGGGCCGTTACTTCATACTTCGCCGCGGCGAAGATGTGCCAAAATCATTTGAGGACGCCAAAAAGGAGATCGAGGTCAGCCTCCGCAACCGCAAGGCCTACGCTGTCGCCGCCGAACTTGCCCAGAAGATCGCCGATGCTCTCAAGCAGAGCAAGGACGTTCAGAAAACTGCCGCCCAGTTTGCCGGCGAGGCTAATATGAATGTTGCGGAAATGATCAAAGAGACCTCTTATATCAAACCCGGCGACGACGTTCCGAACATCGGCACATCGCCGCAGTTTGAAGAGGGTATCGCGTCACTCGAAAAAGTAGGCGATGTCGGCGAAAAAACACCGATCCAGAACGGATTTGCCATCCCGACTTTGGCCGACCGCAAAGAACCGCGAGACGCTGAATTTGACGAGGTCAAGGCCCAGATACTCGACGTTGTAAAGCTAGATCAGGCACGTACTAAGGTCGAGGAGATCGCCAAACAGATCGCTTCAGGTGCCGCGAGTGCTGACGCTCTCGCCGGTGCCGCAATCGCAAAGGGAATGAAGGCGAAAGATCAAAAAGCCTTTATCATCGGTTCACCGCTTGGCGATGGCCCGTCGGCATCGACCAGCGAGGCACTCGAAGATGCTGTTTACGCAATGAAATCCGGTGAGGTGACCAAGACTCCGATCAAGATCGGTGATAACTGGTATGTCGTCGGCGTGACCAAACGCGACGATGCCAACACCGCTGATTTCGCCAAACAGCGAAGCAGTCTGTTAGAGCAGATGTTGTCGAAAAAACGCACGGCGGTATTTTCGGACTATCTAGCGGCAACCAAGAAACGCCTGCAGGATAATGGCTCGATCGTTATCTACAAGGAAGTTCTTGCGAAGACTGATGAACCTGAGCCAGGATCGGTTCCGGCCAATATTCCGGCACAATAG